One Paenisporosarcina sp. FSL H8-0542 genomic region harbors:
- a CDS encoding response regulator transcription factor: protein MTQFTVLVTDDDQDIRDGIEIYLKNEGYRVLKAADGVEALTLLETNEIHLIILDIMMPNMDGIQATFKIRSERNIPIIMLSAKAEDSDKIHGLSVGADDYVTKPFHPMELMARVKSQLRRYVHLGTFKEQNATVAIGGLALDMEAKLVTLDGETVKLTPIEYKITELLMTNAGRVFSIGEIYERVWNEPAYNAENIVAVHIRKIREKIETDPKNPRYVKVVWGIGYKIEK from the coding sequence ATGACACAATTTACGGTTCTTGTAACGGATGATGACCAGGATATTCGGGATGGAATTGAGATTTACCTGAAAAATGAAGGGTACCGCGTATTGAAAGCAGCAGATGGGGTGGAAGCATTGACGCTGCTTGAAACGAATGAAATTCATTTAATCATTCTCGATATTATGATGCCAAATATGGACGGCATACAAGCAACATTCAAAATTCGCTCAGAGCGCAACATTCCAATCATTATGCTGAGTGCCAAAGCGGAAGACTCAGATAAAATTCACGGATTATCTGTGGGGGCAGACGACTATGTAACGAAGCCATTTCATCCGATGGAACTAATGGCTCGTGTGAAGTCACAGTTGCGTCGATACGTCCATCTCGGTACGTTCAAGGAACAGAATGCCACAGTGGCAATCGGTGGACTTGCACTGGATATGGAAGCTAAATTAGTGACGCTCGATGGGGAAACCGTCAAATTGACTCCAATCGAATACAAAATTACCGAATTGCTGATGACCAATGCCGGTCGAGTGTTTTCTATCGGGGAAATTTATGAGCGTGTCTGGAACGAACCCGCGTACAATGCCGAAAATATCGTCGCTGTACACATTAGAAAAATTCGGGAAAAGATTGAAACGGATCCGAAAAATCCGCGATATGTAAAGGTGGTGTGGGGTATTGGCTACAAGATCGAAAAGTAA
- a CDS encoding EamA family transporter, whose product MKTVIPYLLVLLAAVLWGTTGTAQTYLPQNAQPLTIGASRLAIGGFSLLLIMIVMKKINFKTWPWLITLICALCMALFQPLFFTSVRVTGIAIGTVVAIGSAPIFSGLIEWLFLKMKPSRAWVLATTLSVIGCSLLFLNKDALTVNPLGVTLSLIAGFVFAIYTIVSKALLSKVEAIPAVAMTFSLSALMLMPFLFIFDSSWVSEPSNIWTILYLGFMTTSVAYILYLLGLQKVPSSSAVTLSLGEPLTAAVLSVFIVGEVLSPVSWVGVLLLLGGIIVLTFSGRKRAKYIR is encoded by the coding sequence ATGAAAACAGTGATCCCTTACCTACTTGTGCTATTAGCTGCTGTGTTATGGGGCACAACTGGAACAGCTCAAACCTATTTGCCACAAAATGCCCAGCCTTTGACGATTGGTGCGTCACGGTTAGCAATTGGTGGATTTTCATTATTACTAATAATGATTGTGATGAAAAAAATTAATTTCAAAACCTGGCCATGGCTGATCACTTTAATATGTGCATTGTGCATGGCATTGTTCCAACCTTTATTTTTTACCTCCGTACGAGTGACAGGTATTGCTATCGGGACTGTTGTCGCTATTGGCAGTGCACCTATTTTTTCTGGTTTGATAGAATGGTTGTTTCTTAAAATGAAGCCATCTCGCGCTTGGGTATTGGCCACAACCCTTTCAGTCATTGGATGCAGTCTTTTGTTTCTGAACAAAGACGCACTTACTGTTAATCCACTGGGTGTAACTTTGTCTTTGATTGCTGGATTTGTTTTTGCCATTTATACAATCGTCAGTAAAGCATTACTTTCTAAAGTGGAAGCCATTCCGGCAGTTGCCATGACATTTTCATTGAGCGCATTGATGTTGATGCCTTTCTTGTTCATTTTCGACAGTTCATGGGTGTCGGAACCATCGAATATTTGGACGATTTTATACTTAGGATTTATGACGACCAGTGTTGCGTACATACTGTATTTATTGGGTCTCCAAAAAGTCCCTTCGTCTTCAGCAGTAACGTTATCTTTAGGGGAACCGTTGACTGCAGCAGTTTTGAGTGTCTTTATCGTAGGGGAAGTATTAAGCCCCGTTTCATGGGTAGGCGTTTTACTATTACTCGGAGGGATTATTGTTCTTACGTTCAGTGGAAGAAAACGAGCAAAGTATATTAGGTAA
- a CDS encoding excisionase family DNA-binding protein, giving the protein MYLTIEETAEFLSMPELQVRRYVLEGRIKSVHDGEQYLINKTQFDRHLEQVEDVKRQIDEWRNTPIPEDIDVKDED; this is encoded by the coding sequence ATGTATTTAACAATAGAAGAAACAGCTGAATTTTTGAGCATGCCTGAACTGCAAGTACGCCGGTACGTATTGGAAGGACGCATTAAATCTGTTCATGATGGAGAGCAGTATTTAATAAATAAAACACAATTTGATCGACACCTAGAACAAGTGGAAGACGTTAAACGGCAAATAGACGAATGGCGAAACACTCCCATTCCTGAAGATATTGATGTTAAAGATGAAGACTAA
- a CDS encoding pilus assembly protein: MNCAIFEDRGDPMMGLRTLKNEKGALSIEFLGILPFYFIFFLLLWQVVASGYAVMSLKSAANDGASVYAMTGDAVEAQSAVMQSIGGSALLASPNVSINPQGNGAFTLTISAQHPLVFIPAEWKKETAVSLNSKAAGKVFVP, translated from the coding sequence ATGAATTGTGCAATATTTGAAGATAGAGGTGATCCCATGATGGGCTTACGAACATTAAAAAATGAAAAAGGTGCATTGAGTATCGAATTTCTAGGAATTCTTCCTTTCTATTTCATTTTTTTCTTATTGCTTTGGCAAGTGGTAGCTTCCGGTTATGCAGTCATGAGTTTGAAGTCTGCCGCAAATGATGGAGCGTCGGTTTACGCTATGACCGGAGATGCGGTAGAAGCTCAAAGTGCTGTCATGCAATCCATTGGCGGTAGTGCACTTTTGGCCAGTCCCAATGTATCCATTAATCCACAAGGAAATGGTGCTTTCACTTTAACAATCAGCGCCCAGCACCCTCTTGTCTTTATTCCAGCTGAATGGAAGAAAGAGACCGCGGTCTCATTGAACTCGAAAGCAGCTGGCAAGGTGTTTGTCCCATGA
- a CDS encoding DUF4234 domain-containing protein, giving the protein MVSKVGKKAPEKKIKKINVYLMVILSFITMGTYIGYWFVKRSKDIERLELNHHVSFGTWKLFTGLSLVLLLIQLFGGMILSEVGLLTIDSLNMMFSFLFVGILYYSIFRIKEVIEENSEIEFNKYALFFMHIYYVQYKLNRSSL; this is encoded by the coding sequence ATGGTCAGCAAAGTTGGGAAAAAAGCGCCTGAAAAGAAAATCAAAAAGATAAATGTGTATTTAATGGTGATTTTGTCTTTCATCACAATGGGAACATATATTGGCTATTGGTTTGTAAAAAGAAGCAAGGACATAGAAAGGTTAGAACTTAATCACCACGTGTCATTTGGAACTTGGAAATTATTCACTGGCCTCTCTTTAGTCTTGTTACTTATTCAATTATTTGGTGGCATGATTTTAAGCGAAGTCGGATTACTGACTATCGATTCTTTAAATATGATGTTTTCATTTCTATTTGTTGGTATCTTGTATTATTCCATCTTTAGAATTAAAGAAGTAATCGAAGAAAACTCAGAAATTGAATTCAACAAATATGCTCTGTTTTTTATGCACATCTACTATGTACAATACAAACTAAATCGATCATCCCTGTAA